The following DNA comes from bacterium.
GTAGCCGAACATCTTCGAGAGCGGAACCTGGGCGCCGATGATCTGCGATCCCGCGTGGGCGTCGCTCTTCATGATCCTGCCGCGCCTAGCCGTAAGATCTCCGGTAACGCTGCCGACGTACTCGTCCGGGACCACAACCTCGACGTTCATCACGGGTTCCAGAATGATCGGGCTTCCCTTTCTCACCGCCGCCTTGAGACCCATCGACGAGCAGATCTTGAACGCCATCTCCGACGAGTCGACCTCGTGGTACGAACCGTCGAAGAGAGCCACCTGTAGGTCGACCAGCGGGAAACCAGCGATCGCTCCGCCGTTCATAGCCTCCTGAACGCCCTTCCTCACGGCCGGTATGTACTCCCTGGGGACCGAGCCTCCAACGATCTCGTCGACGAACTCAAATCCCTTTCCGCGCTCCAGCGGCTCGACCCTCAGCCATACGTGAGCGTACTGACCGCGGCCGCCGCTCTGCTTCACATGTTTGGATTCTATCTCCACAACCCTGGTGATCGTCTCACGATAAGCGACCTGCGGTTTGCCCACGTTAGCCGCTACATTAAATTCGCGGAGCAACCTGTCGACTATGATTTCGAGGTGGAGCTCGCCCATCCCGGAGATGATCGTCTGGCACGTCTCCTCGTCCACCTTCACGCGGAAGGACGGATCCTCGTTAGCCAGCTTCTGCAGGGAGAGCGACAGCCTCTCCTCGTCCGCCTTGGTCTTGGGCTCGATGGCGATGGAGATCACCGGATCCGGGAACTCCATCTTCTCCAGGATGATCGGCTGTTTCTGATCGCAGAGGGTATCCCCTGTTCTGGTGATGTTGAGCCCGACCGCCGCCACTATCTCGCCCGCCTCGGCCCTCTTGATCTCTTCCCTCTTGTTAGCGTGCATCCTGAGGAGGCGGCCCACCCTCTCGCGTTTGTCGCGTATCGGATTGTACACGGTCATACCGCTCTCTATTGCCCCGGAGTAAACGCGCATGAACGTGAGCTGGCCTACGTACGGATCGGACATGATCTTGAAGGCGAGCGCTGAGAACGGCTCCTTGATATCGGCAGCCCTCTTTTCAATCACCTCTTCCTTGTCCGGGTTCACACCCTCGATAGGAGGAACATCCAGCGGAGACGGCAGGTAATT
Coding sequences within:
- the fusA gene encoding elongation factor G, with translation MAAASTDLNDVRNIGIIAHIDAGKTTVTERILFYTGITYKIGEVHEGTAVMDWMEQEQERGITITAAATTCEWLGKRINVIDTPGHVDFTVEVERCLRVLDGAVGVFDAVAGVEPQSETVWRQANRYGVPKIGFVNKMDRVGADFFRCVRMMRERLAANAVPFQLPLGAEDKFVGVVDLISRKAFSFDGDTKGAKVVEIPIPEDVVAMVDEYREKLIEAVVESEDELLHKYLESHKLTDEEIMRAARKSTVSMHVVPVLCGAAFKNKGVQHLLDAVVNYLPSPLDVPPIEGVNPDKEEVIEKRAADIKEPFSALAFKIMSDPYVGQLTFMRVYSGAIESGMTVYNPIRDKRERVGRLLRMHANKREEIKRAEAGEIVAAVGLNITRTGDTLCDQKQPIILEKMEFPDPVISIAIEPKTKADEERLSLSLQKLANEDPSFRVKVDEETCQTIISGMGELHLEIIVDRLLREFNVAANVGKPQVAYRETITRVVEIESKHVKQSGGRGQYAHVWLRVEPLERGKGFEFVDEIVGGSVPREYIPAVRKGVQEAMNGGAIAGFPLVDLQVALFDGSYHEVDSSEMAFKICSSMGLKAAVRKGSPIILEPVMNVEVVVPDEYVGSVTGDLTARRGRIMKSDAHAGSQIIGAQVPLSKMFGYSTDLRSVTQGRATYSMQFAHYEPVPKSLAEEIIAKSQGL